A single Acidaminococcus sp. DNA region contains:
- a CDS encoding IclR family transcriptional regulator has product MKSPVFKPIQSVQRAIDIIDCFESARPALTLAEISKKTGLNINTTRGLVNTLLANHLLVRDPETLSYSLGMYFLGKSELIRSTVDSYIVLFKPIVDSIAEKYHFASSLQLVNQGQIYSVYCSYPTSRAYYIVLSEFSSLPKHATSSGKLLLLDEYKRIGESCLNDIEFKPYTTNSILSKEELLKQLKEIDKVGYATELEEYTYGVASVAVPIYDKDDHLLLTISATFFTKYMEQVRESLTSELKSVVAQWRKNEKKGVK; this is encoded by the coding sequence ATGAAATCTCCAGTTTTTAAGCCAATACAATCTGTCCAGCGGGCAATTGATATTATTGACTGCTTTGAAAGTGCCCGACCTGCACTGACTTTAGCCGAGATCAGCAAAAAAACTGGTCTTAATATTAATACTACTCGCGGCCTCGTCAATACGCTGCTTGCAAATCACCTGCTAGTGCGAGACCCTGAAACATTATCCTATTCATTGGGCATGTATTTTTTAGGAAAATCAGAATTAATTCGCAGCACGGTTGACAGCTATATCGTTCTTTTTAAACCAATCGTAGACAGTATTGCCGAAAAATATCATTTTGCCTCAAGCCTGCAGTTAGTCAACCAAGGACAAATTTACAGTGTATATTGCTCCTATCCTACTAGCCGCGCCTATTACATTGTCCTTTCGGAGTTTTCCAGCCTGCCAAAACATGCAACAAGTTCCGGAAAACTGCTTCTGTTGGATGAATATAAGAGAATAGGAGAATCCTGTCTTAACGATATTGAATTTAAACCTTATACAACCAATTCCATTCTTTCCAAGGAGGAACTTCTAAAGCAATTGAAAGAAATTGATAAGGTTGGATATGCTACAGAGTTGGAAGAATATACTTATGGTGTAGCAAGTGTGGCTGTTCCTATTTATGATAAAGACGACCACCTGCTGTTAACAATCAGCGCAACATTTTTCACAAAATATATGGAGCAAGTTCGGGAGAGTCTGACTTCTGAATTAAAATCAGTGGTAGCACAGTGGAGAAAGAATGAAAAGAAAGGAGTAAAATGA
- a CDS encoding agmatinase family protein: protein MKKSKPCIYDPNFLPTNIYSGVPSFLNLSVIEKKEELKDVDVAILGVPWEGGCTIGGYSSCTDGPKAIRSASIRYTGYLPEFDLDCFDVLKAADYGDCAVQNGNYDFTFKSIRQSYGEIIDAGAVPIVFGGDHGIAYPLISEMAKRHPKRVGVLHFDAHLDNYSHFGDDELSRCSPFYRLYNDPNMDPTKIVHIGIRGPRNHKEERQNAKKYGATVIPCMEVKKNGWEASVKKAIEIASKDTDVMYVTICADSLDAAFMPQGPQDMAGLTSFELLMMVHEAGLAGASSLDFVEIYPDTLTLQPAAHVGCWAALYFLNGVAEHRLKAGK from the coding sequence ATGAAGAAGAGCAAACCTTGTATCTATGATCCTAATTTCTTGCCGACAAATATTTACAGCGGCGTTCCTTCCTTTCTTAATTTGTCTGTTATTGAGAAAAAGGAAGAATTGAAAGATGTAGACGTAGCCATTTTGGGTGTACCTTGGGAAGGCGGCTGCACCATCGGCGGTTATTCTTCCTGCACTGACGGACCGAAGGCTATCCGTTCTGCATCTATCCGCTATACCGGGTATCTGCCGGAATTTGATCTTGATTGCTTTGACGTATTGAAAGCTGCCGACTACGGTGATTGTGCCGTACAAAATGGTAACTATGACTTTACTTTTAAGTCCATTCGCCAGAGTTATGGCGAAATCATAGATGCCGGTGCTGTGCCTATTGTTTTTGGCGGTGACCATGGTATTGCTTATCCACTGATTAGTGAAATGGCAAAACGTCATCCGAAACGTGTTGGTGTGCTGCATTTCGATGCGCACCTGGACAACTATTCGCATTTTGGTGATGATGAGCTTTCTCGCTGCTCACCTTTCTATCGTCTGTATAATGATCCGAATATGGATCCGACAAAGATTGTCCATATTGGCATTCGTGGGCCTAGAAACCACAAAGAAGAAAGACAGAACGCTAAAAAGTATGGCGCTACGGTCATTCCTTGCATGGAAGTCAAGAAAAATGGTTGGGAAGCTTCCGTTAAAAAGGCAATAGAAATCGCTTCCAAAGATACAGATGTCATGTACGTGACAATTTGTGCAGATAGTCTGGATGCTGCCTTTATGCCTCAGGGTCCTCAAGACATGGCCGGCTTAACAAGCTTTGAGTTGTTGATGATGGTTCATGAAGCAGGTCTTGCCGGTGCTTCTTCTTTGGATTTTGTTGAAATCTATCCGGATACTTTGACGCTTCAACCGGCTGCACATGTTGGCTGCTGGGCAGCACTGTATTTCCTGAATGGGGTTGCTGAACATCGCCTGAAGGCTGGTAAGTGA
- a CDS encoding AbgT family transporter codes for MENQIQKKSSLLDRFLDTVERVCNKLPPPAILFAILFVITAIVGALCTQAGFALENPASHKLVASQNFFTKEGIQWLLTTMVKNFTGFAPFGLVITMTLAIGFCEESGMLAALLRRSMKNVPPSLVPFIVAFLGVCGNIASDTAMVVIPPLAAVAYIGVKKHPVVGMMVGFAGAEAGFGANLMIAGTDSLLQGLTNQAIDGFFGKAGVFAVDVTCNWYFMFVSTFLCAAVIALVSIKIVEPRFGKYEGPGADEELGGVTELEIKGLNRAGLVIVLYIILLAVGFFTGILSKDGHTFVGSPLLKGLIPLLFIMFSLAGITYGVTTGSFKTIKDVNKAMVHQMSGMGAFVVFCFFCGQFQALFSWTHLGTLLAISGADFLQTVGFTGLPMCVVFIIITSLVNIFMSSGSAKWAIFAPIFIPMFMLLGYHPGFTQLLYRLGDSPTNCFTPMNPYLWMILSVAQEKYMPKAAIGTLVSNLIPIAVVLQICWIIFLIIWMTLGLPIGPGVGMQLPPGVL; via the coding sequence ATGGAAAACCAGATTCAAAAGAAATCCAGTCTTCTTGACCGCTTCCTTGACACGGTCGAACGCGTGTGCAACAAACTGCCGCCTCCCGCCATCTTATTTGCTATCTTATTTGTAATTACGGCCATTGTCGGCGCCCTTTGCACGCAGGCTGGTTTTGCCCTGGAAAACCCGGCTTCCCATAAGCTTGTGGCTTCCCAGAACTTCTTCACCAAGGAAGGTATCCAGTGGCTTTTGACAACTATGGTCAAAAACTTTACCGGATTTGCTCCTTTTGGTCTTGTCATTACGATGACGCTCGCCATCGGGTTCTGTGAAGAATCCGGCATGCTCGCTGCTTTGCTGCGCCGGAGCATGAAGAACGTGCCGCCGTCTCTGGTTCCCTTTATCGTAGCTTTTCTCGGCGTTTGCGGTAACATCGCTTCCGATACGGCTATGGTTGTCATCCCGCCGCTTGCCGCCGTTGCTTATATCGGCGTCAAGAAACATCCTGTTGTCGGCATGATGGTCGGCTTTGCAGGTGCGGAAGCAGGCTTTGGCGCCAACCTCATGATTGCCGGTACGGATTCCCTGCTTCAGGGACTTACGAACCAGGCAATCGACGGTTTCTTTGGAAAGGCCGGCGTCTTTGCCGTCGATGTCACGTGCAACTGGTACTTCATGTTCGTTTCCACTTTCCTTTGTGCCGCTGTGATTGCCCTCGTTTCCATCAAAATCGTAGAACCCCGTTTCGGGAAGTATGAAGGGCCCGGGGCTGATGAGGAACTGGGCGGTGTGACGGAACTTGAAATCAAAGGCCTCAATCGTGCAGGACTTGTCATCGTTCTGTATATTATCCTTCTGGCCGTGGGCTTCTTTACGGGTATTCTTTCCAAGGATGGACATACCTTCGTGGGATCTCCGCTTCTCAAAGGCCTTATTCCTCTGCTCTTTATCATGTTCTCCCTGGCCGGTATTACGTACGGCGTAACTACAGGCTCCTTCAAGACCATTAAAGATGTCAACAAAGCCATGGTTCACCAGATGAGCGGTATGGGCGCATTCGTCGTATTCTGCTTCTTCTGCGGCCAGTTCCAGGCCCTCTTCAGCTGGACCCACCTGGGAACTTTGCTTGCGATTTCCGGTGCCGATTTCCTGCAGACCGTTGGTTTTACGGGTCTTCCGATGTGCGTAGTCTTCATTATCATTACGAGCCTTGTCAACATCTTCATGTCCTCCGGTTCGGCAAAGTGGGCTATCTTCGCTCCGATCTTTATCCCGATGTTCATGCTTCTGGGATATCATCCGGGCTTCACACAGCTCCTGTATCGTTTGGGTGACTCCCCGACGAACTGCTTCACGCCCATGAACCCGTACCTTTGGATGATTCTTTCCGTAGCTCAGGAAAAATACATGCCTAAGGCGGCTATCGGAACTCTCGTTTCCAACTTGATTCCTATTGCTGTCGTCCTCCAGATTTGCTGGATTATCTTCCTCATCATCTGGATGACCCTGGGTCTGCCGATTGGACCGGGGGTGGGGATGCAGCTGCCTCCCGGCGTACTGTAA
- a CDS encoding Nramp family divalent metal transporter, whose translation MEEKKAERKFTWGEKMRSLGPGFLIVGSFIGPGTVTSSTKAGAEYGFTLFWCIIFSVIAVIVMQGMSARLGIITQMGLAENLVKDFEDRPALRNLLCGLVAVAITIGGFAYMSGDLTGTAIGISALTGISTRIIAPIWGFCILILLSFAGDAVKYLEKLLGVCVIVMAVVFVVTMFAVRPNLGELLRGCIPTVPSGSLMTCLSLIGTTVVPYNFFLHAASAKRTWHSPEELPLCRFGTNIPMLIGGIVTGAIMVTSATVMRGMPVRNAMDMAVQLEPTLGQYAQPFMAIGLVAAGISSAVCSPMGVSYVLAGLFGWKTNRSDKRYVITNFLVLITGIVIAGYGFNPIALIMTAQGVNGIVLPVVVGVTIYLTSSRRVMGPYVNSKLERVLGLAIFIISLILGISSVISLF comes from the coding sequence ATGGAAGAAAAGAAGGCTGAAAGAAAGTTCACCTGGGGTGAAAAAATGAGGTCCCTGGGGCCTGGATTCTTGATTGTAGGATCCTTCATTGGGCCGGGTACAGTTACGAGTTCTACAAAGGCCGGGGCGGAGTATGGCTTCACTTTGTTCTGGTGTATCATTTTTTCTGTTATTGCAGTTATAGTGATGCAGGGAATGTCTGCAAGATTGGGCATTATCACCCAGATGGGGCTTGCAGAGAATTTGGTTAAAGATTTTGAAGACAGACCTGCGCTTAGAAATTTGCTCTGCGGTCTTGTTGCAGTGGCTATTACTATCGGTGGGTTTGCGTACATGAGCGGTGACTTGACGGGCACTGCAATTGGTATTAGTGCGTTAACAGGAATTTCGACTCGTATTATTGCTCCTATATGGGGCTTCTGCATTTTGATTCTGTTGAGTTTTGCCGGAGACGCGGTAAAGTATCTTGAGAAGTTACTGGGTGTTTGCGTAATTGTAATGGCAGTTGTATTTGTAGTTACAATGTTTGCCGTAAGGCCAAACTTAGGTGAATTACTGAGAGGCTGCATTCCTACAGTTCCAAGCGGGAGCCTAATGACATGTCTGTCTCTGATTGGTACCACTGTCGTTCCTTATAACTTCTTTCTGCATGCAGCATCCGCAAAACGGACCTGGCATTCCCCTGAAGAGCTTCCGCTCTGCCGTTTTGGCACTAACATTCCGATGCTGATAGGTGGGATTGTTACCGGTGCAATCATGGTTACTTCTGCAACTGTTATGCGCGGCATGCCGGTTCGGAATGCAATGGATATGGCAGTTCAGCTGGAACCGACGCTGGGTCAGTATGCTCAGCCTTTTATGGCAATAGGTCTTGTGGCTGCCGGTATTTCCAGTGCAGTCTGCAGTCCGATGGGTGTATCTTATGTATTGGCAGGGCTTTTCGGATGGAAAACAAATCGTTCCGATAAGAGATATGTCATCACTAACTTTTTGGTATTGATTACCGGTATCGTTATTGCAGGGTACGGATTTAATCCTATTGCTCTTATTATGACGGCCCAGGGCGTCAACGGCATCGTTCTTCCCGTTGTGGTTGGGGTAACAATTTACTTGACTAGCAGCCGTCGTGTGATGGGGCCTTACGTCAATAGTAAATTGGAAAGAGTCCTTGGATTAGCCATCTTCATTATTTCTTTGATTTTGGGTATTAGCAGTGTTATCAGCCTGTTCTAA
- a CDS encoding AbgT family transporter has product METRVGNKGKLNQFLNVVERVCNKLPPPAILFIFLFVITAILGAILTQSGVALENPATHKMVYSQNFFTKDGIQWLLTTMVKNFTGFAPLGLVITMTLAIGFCEESGLLVSLLNRSMKNVPPNLVPYFVAFAGTIGNIASDTAAVVIPPLGAIVFLGVGKNPIAGMICGYAGANVGFTANLLIAGTDSLLQGLTNQAIEGFLGNSSFVVDVTCNWYFMVASTFLCSLVIGYSVIKIVEPRLGKYEGETLDTVQETTELEKKGMRNAGLALLVMIVLIAVGFFTGVLSKDGHTLVGSLLLKGLIPILFFALSLVGIVYGWTVGTFKNMKDVNKAMVKQMSAMGAYIVFCFFCGQFQALFKWTHMGTLISIEGANFLKSVGFTGLPMCIVFVLITACINLFMSSGSAKWAILAPIFVPMFMLLGYHPGFTQLLYRLGDSPTNAVTPMMPYLWMCLSVAQEKYMPDCTLGMLISNLLPVALIMQVIWIIFMVIWVLAGIPIGPGVGVTLPAGVL; this is encoded by the coding sequence ATGGAAACAAGAGTGGGAAATAAGGGAAAATTGAACCAGTTTTTAAACGTGGTCGAAAGAGTATGCAATAAATTGCCGCCTCCGGCTATTTTGTTTATATTTCTTTTTGTCATTACAGCTATTTTAGGCGCCATTTTGACTCAGAGCGGAGTCGCACTGGAAAACCCGGCTACACATAAGATGGTCTATTCTCAAAATTTCTTCACGAAAGATGGCATACAGTGGCTGCTGACAACGATGGTTAAGAACTTTACCGGGTTTGCACCCTTAGGCCTCGTGATCACCATGACGCTCGCCATCGGGTTCTGCGAAGAATCCGGACTTCTGGTTTCCCTTCTTAATCGCAGCATGAAAAATGTACCGCCCAATCTGGTGCCGTATTTTGTTGCTTTTGCCGGGACAATCGGCAATATTGCCTCCGATACGGCGGCCGTTGTGATTCCGCCGCTGGGTGCCATCGTCTTCCTAGGTGTCGGCAAGAACCCTATTGCCGGCATGATCTGCGGCTATGCCGGTGCCAACGTGGGTTTTACGGCGAATCTTCTGATAGCCGGTACGGATTCTCTGCTTCAGGGCCTGACCAATCAGGCTATAGAGGGTTTCCTGGGAAATTCTTCCTTTGTCGTTGATGTAACCTGCAACTGGTACTTCATGGTAGCTTCCACCTTTCTGTGTTCTCTTGTCATCGGGTATTCTGTCATTAAGATTGTGGAACCGCGCCTTGGCAAATACGAAGGAGAAACGCTTGATACGGTTCAGGAAACTACGGAGTTGGAAAAGAAAGGTATGCGGAATGCAGGCCTTGCCCTGCTGGTGATGATAGTGCTTATCGCCGTCGGGTTCTTTACCGGTGTTCTTTCCAAAGATGGACATACGCTGGTTGGTTCTTTACTGCTTAAAGGCCTTATTCCAATTCTGTTCTTTGCACTGAGTCTCGTTGGCATTGTCTACGGATGGACGGTCGGCACATTTAAGAATATGAAAGATGTCAACAAAGCGATGGTCAAACAGATGTCTGCCATGGGAGCTTACATCGTATTCTGCTTTTTCTGCGGCCAGTTCCAGGCACTTTTCAAATGGACGCATATGGGGACACTGATCTCCATTGAAGGGGCAAACTTCCTGAAATCGGTCGGCTTTACCGGGCTTCCGATGTGCATTGTCTTCGTACTGATTACGGCATGCATCAATCTGTTCATGTCCTCCGGTTCTGCCAAGTGGGCGATTTTAGCACCGATTTTTGTGCCTATGTTCATGCTGCTCGGGTATCATCCCGGATTTACGCAGCTGCTGTATCGGTTAGGCGATTCTCCGACGAACGCCGTTACGCCGATGATGCCTTATCTGTGGATGTGCCTCAGCGTGGCACAGGAAAAATACATGCCTGACTGCACACTGGGCATGCTGATATCCAATCTGCTTCCTGTAGCACTTATTATGCAGGTGATTTGGATTATCTTCATGGTAATCTGGGTCTTGGCCGGTATTCCTATTGGGCCGGGCGTGGGTGTTACGCTTCCTGCAGGGGTTTTGTAA
- a CDS encoding AbgT family transporter, with translation MPETNARKQSWVDRFLNTIERVCNKLPPPAILFCILFLIVAVVGLFFTSSGFGLENPATKKMVYSQNLFTKEGVKWFLTSMVKNFTGFAPLGLVITMTLAIGFCEESGMLVTMLRRSMKNVPPAIVPFLIAFLGTVGNIASDTAMVVIPPLAALVYIGVKKNPVVGMIVGYAGAQAGFTANLMIAGTDSLLQGLTNQAIDAFLGTPGKFVVDVTCNWYFMIASTFLCSLVIGLVSIKIVEPRFPVYHSKEEDGMIEEVTPLEIKGLHNAGIAVVLYIIVLAVGFFTGVLSKDGHTLVGSLLLKGLIPILFFLFSIAGITYGVTTGSFKSIKDVNKAMVKQMSGMGAYVVFCFFCGQFQALFNWTHLGTLMAISGADFLKGIGFTGLPMCVAFILITACINIFVSSGSAKWAILAPIFVPMFMLLGYHPGFTQLIYRLGDSPGNCFTPMSPYIWMILSVAQEKYMPDIAIGTLISNMIPIAVVLQIAWIIFLIIWETLGLPIGPGVGMQLPPGVL, from the coding sequence ATGCCGGAAACAAATGCACGGAAACAATCCTGGGTAGATCGTTTCCTCAACACGATTGAACGTGTCTGTAACAAGCTGCCGCCCCCAGCTATCCTGTTCTGTATCCTGTTCCTTATCGTTGCCGTCGTGGGGCTGTTTTTTACTTCTTCGGGATTTGGCCTGGAGAACCCGGCAACGAAGAAAATGGTGTATTCCCAGAACCTATTTACTAAAGAAGGCGTTAAATGGTTCCTTACCAGTATGGTCAAGAACTTCACAGGTTTTGCTCCGTTAGGGCTCGTTATCACCATGACGCTGGCCATCGGGTTCTGTGAAGAATCGGGAATGCTTGTTACCATGCTTCGCCGCAGCATGAAGAATGTGCCGCCGGCCATTGTTCCTTTCCTCATTGCATTTTTAGGAACCGTCGGCAATATCGCTTCTGATACGGCTATGGTCGTCATTCCGCCGCTCGCAGCACTCGTCTACATCGGCGTTAAGAAGAACCCTGTAGTCGGTATGATCGTTGGCTATGCAGGCGCGCAGGCTGGTTTTACGGCCAACCTCATGATTGCCGGGACCGACTCCCTGCTTCAGGGCCTTACGAACCAGGCAATTGATGCCTTCCTTGGCACACCGGGCAAGTTCGTCGTCGACGTTACCTGTAACTGGTATTTCATGATTGCATCGACATTCCTGTGCTCTCTCGTCATTGGTCTTGTTTCCATCAAGATCGTAGAACCGCGCTTCCCTGTCTACCATAGCAAGGAAGAAGACGGCATGATTGAGGAAGTAACGCCTCTTGAAATCAAGGGACTCCACAATGCAGGTATTGCTGTAGTGCTTTACATCATTGTCCTTGCTGTCGGGTTCTTTACAGGTGTCCTCTCCAAGGATGGTCATACGCTCGTTGGTTCCCTGCTCCTTAAGGGCCTCATTCCAATTCTGTTCTTCCTGTTCAGTATTGCCGGCATCACGTACGGCGTGACAACGGGATCCTTCAAGAGCATCAAAGACGTCAACAAGGCTATGGTCAAGCAGATGAGCGGCATGGGGGCTTATGTAGTCTTCTGCTTCTTCTGCGGCCAGTTCCAGGCTCTGTTCAACTGGACTCACCTGGGAACGCTGATGGCTATTTCCGGTGCTGATTTCCTGAAGGGCATCGGCTTCACCGGTCTTCCGATGTGCGTTGCCTTTATCCTCATTACGGCCTGCATCAACATCTTCGTATCGAGCGGTTCCGCCAAGTGGGCGATTCTGGCACCTATCTTCGTGCCTATGTTCATGCTCCTGGGATACCATCCTGGTTTTACGCAGCTCATCTATCGTCTGGGCGACTCCCCGGGCAACTGCTTCACTCCGATGAGCCCGTACATCTGGATGATTCTTTCCGTGGCACAGGAAAAGTATATGCCTGATATTGCTATCGGTACTCTCATCTCGAACATGATTCCGATCGCTGTGGTACTGCAGATTGCCTGGATTATCTTCCTGATTATCTGGGAAACCCTGGGTCTTCCTATCGGTCCTGGTGTTGGCATGCAGTTGCCGCCCGGAGTTCTCTAA
- a CDS encoding alpha/beta hydrolase: protein MMKKNKFRIFVLTSLMASLMMAVGGGSAAAAKPGPSKAPAETIKAASLSNKWDKTFPEDQRVNHKKITFHNRFGITLVGDLYTPKNASEGEKFAAIAIAGPYGGVKEQVSGRYAQELAARGFMTLAFDPSFTGESAGEPRNTTSPEINTEDFSAAVDYLSTRSDVDPNKVGILGICGWGGFALNAAANDTRIKATVTSTMYDMSRNIANGYFDYEKDEATLKKERMALRKAVSEQRTEDYRTGTYKMTGGVPTEVTKDTPAFVKDYHDFYQTKLGYNPRSFGSTTGATLSSLQAFINMPLLSRADEIETPVLMIHGEKAHSRYYSEDAFKKLKGNNKELMIIPGAVHTDLYYKMDVIPFDKIEKFYRDNLK from the coding sequence ATGATGAAGAAAAATAAATTTCGTATTTTTGTTTTGACATCTCTTATGGCGAGCCTGATGATGGCTGTTGGAGGCGGCTCTGCTGCAGCGGCTAAACCCGGCCCCTCCAAGGCACCGGCTGAAACTATAAAAGCAGCTTCCCTTTCTAATAAGTGGGATAAGACTTTTCCGGAAGATCAGCGCGTGAATCACAAGAAAATTACGTTCCATAACCGTTTCGGTATTACCCTCGTCGGTGACCTTTATACTCCCAAAAATGCATCCGAAGGCGAAAAATTCGCGGCCATCGCGATTGCCGGCCCCTACGGCGGCGTTAAGGAACAGGTGTCCGGACGGTATGCTCAGGAACTCGCGGCACGCGGATTCATGACACTGGCATTCGATCCTTCCTTTACCGGTGAAAGTGCCGGCGAGCCGCGCAACACAACCTCTCCGGAAATCAATACGGAAGATTTTTCGGCGGCCGTGGATTATCTGTCTACGCGCAGCGATGTAGATCCTAACAAGGTCGGTATCCTCGGCATCTGCGGCTGGGGCGGTTTTGCGCTCAATGCGGCAGCTAACGATACCAGAATCAAGGCTACGGTTACGTCCACGATGTACGATATGAGCCGCAATATTGCCAACGGTTATTTTGATTATGAAAAAGACGAAGCTACCCTGAAGAAGGAACGTATGGCTTTGCGTAAAGCCGTCAGCGAGCAGCGTACCGAAGATTATCGCACCGGTACCTACAAGATGACAGGCGGTGTTCCCACTGAAGTCACAAAAGATACGCCCGCTTTCGTCAAAGACTATCATGATTTTTACCAGACAAAATTAGGGTACAACCCACGGTCTTTCGGTTCCACAACGGGTGCTACCTTAAGTTCCCTGCAGGCATTCATAAATATGCCGCTCCTTTCCCGGGCCGATGAAATCGAGACACCGGTTCTGATGATTCACGGAGAAAAAGCCCACTCCCGCTATTACAGCGAAGATGCCTTCAAAAAACTTAAGGGTAATAACAAAGAACTGATGATCATCCCCGGCGCCGTCCATACGGATCTCTATTACAAGATGGATGTCATCCCCTTCGACAAAATTGAAAAGTTCTACCGTGATAATTTGAAATAA
- a CDS encoding L-2-amino-thiazoline-4-carboxylic acid hydrolase: MKPEKLDKPVSMFVLFARFFSILAKNMEKEFGEKGLAVLKQSVIDWGIVRGKDIAHRAEQSGKKNDLAAYLPSYDMERSELFGYDTQYGKDEIHQDFTRCVFAETWMKAGEDKYGRIYCENIDPAIVKGYNEEMECIHDHIMYKDGHCTFCFRMKK, encoded by the coding sequence ATGAAACCAGAAAAATTGGATAAACCTGTTTCTATGTTTGTTCTTTTTGCTCGCTTCTTTTCTATTTTGGCCAAAAATATGGAAAAGGAGTTTGGTGAAAAGGGATTAGCTGTTTTAAAACAAAGCGTTATCGATTGGGGAATTGTCCGCGGTAAGGATATTGCACATCGGGCAGAGCAAAGTGGCAAGAAAAATGATTTGGCTGCCTATTTGCCCAGCTATGATATGGAACGGAGTGAACTGTTCGGCTACGATACACAATATGGCAAGGATGAAATCCATCAGGATTTCACGCGCTGTGTATTTGCAGAAACGTGGATGAAAGCCGGAGAAGATAAGTATGGTCGGATTTACTGCGAAAATATTGATCCAGCCATTGTAAAAGGATACAACGAAGAGATGGAATGTATCCATGACCATATTATGTACAAAGATGGTCATTGCACATTCTGTTTCCGCATGAAAAAATAA
- a CDS encoding ISL3 family transposase: protein MSTFDYIANSLNVKGNVIKKCIHSEQQIEFIMELNRAVVQCPNCHAKTDRIKDYRWQRIAIGSILHQQAFVRLHKRRYVCPCCGRTFFETVPFLQRYQRKSKDLQMQIMVSCFQKRSFTDIAADFHTSTTTVIRYFDRLHFPHPQHLPQVLAMDEFRGNAHGQKYQVSITDVEHNELIDILPRRDADWIIRYFLRYPKAERRRVRYVVMDMSALFRSVYKTMFPNATLIADRFHVQRLVLWAMERVRKDIQNTFPKTSPYLKHNKRILQKRGTTLSGEELVKLRCILSQSDELRRAYILKEAFHKVLRQKTELAAKRELNKWLAMVMGYNLDAFKGILRSFKDWEAAIIQAIIQPYSNGFTEGCNNLIKTVKRVAFGMRDFNRFRNRILYVNWQKRNSANALPSS, encoded by the coding sequence ATGTCCACATTTGATTATATAGCAAATTCCTTGAATGTCAAAGGTAACGTAATAAAAAAATGCATCCACAGTGAGCAACAAATTGAATTTATTATGGAACTGAATCGAGCTGTTGTCCAATGCCCTAATTGTCATGCGAAGACCGATAGAATCAAGGATTACCGTTGGCAAAGGATTGCTATCGGATCCATTTTGCACCAACAGGCTTTTGTCCGATTACATAAAAGAAGATACGTTTGCCCTTGCTGCGGTCGTACATTCTTTGAAACCGTCCCGTTCCTGCAGCGTTATCAACGCAAATCAAAAGATCTGCAGATGCAGATTATGGTGTCGTGTTTTCAAAAGCGCAGCTTCACAGATATAGCGGCTGACTTCCACACATCTACTACAACGGTCATACGTTACTTTGACCGCCTTCATTTCCCTCATCCCCAACACCTTCCCCAAGTCCTGGCCATGGATGAATTCCGGGGCAATGCTCATGGACAAAAGTATCAGGTCAGCATTACAGACGTAGAACACAATGAGCTCATCGACATTCTGCCAAGACGTGATGCAGACTGGATTATACGTTATTTTCTTCGCTATCCTAAAGCGGAGCGAAGAAGGGTTCGCTATGTTGTAATGGACATGTCTGCCCTTTTTCGTTCTGTCTATAAAACAATGTTCCCGAATGCCACACTGATAGCCGATAGATTCCATGTACAGCGACTTGTTCTCTGGGCTATGGAAAGAGTAAGGAAAGACATTCAAAATACGTTTCCAAAGACCTCACCTTATTTGAAACATAATAAGAGGATTCTCCAAAAGAGGGGAACAACACTAAGTGGAGAAGAGCTGGTAAAGCTGCGCTGCATCCTCTCTCAATCTGATGAACTGAGGCGTGCATATATACTCAAAGAAGCATTTCACAAAGTATTGAGGCAGAAGACTGAATTGGCTGCGAAGCGGGAGCTAAACAAATGGTTAGCTATGGTAATGGGCTACAACTTAGATGCTTTTAAAGGGATTTTAAGATCTTTTAAAGATTGGGAGGCTGCAATTATTCAAGCAATTATCCAGCCATACTCCAATGGATTCACAGAAGGCTGTAACAACCTGATTAAGACGGTTAAGAGAGTTGCATTTGGAATGCGTGATTTCAACAGATTTAGGAACCGGATTCTCTATGTGAATTGGCAAAAAAGGAACTCGGCAAATGCCTTGCCGAGTTCCTAA